A section of the Festucalex cinctus isolate MCC-2025b chromosome 7, RoL_Fcin_1.0, whole genome shotgun sequence genome encodes:
- the pogzb gene encoding pogo transposable element with ZNF domain isoform X3 — MCAFCFRQFSSAAHLHDHREQVHGPAPSSCTCRICEWAFEDEPAFLNHMKANHKPGEMPYVCQVCLYRSSFYSDVLQHFAGFHRDSRYLLCVFCLKVSRNVACYQKHVLRHQVSQAFHCSRCRLQFAFLADKKRHKLERHRSVRRHAKLEGLPLGSKVTIRMYGKKRVPMASVGGGARLLQDPSCLIQPIKIKTERQKDCDPGDPPPDKPPPSDTPSSPAGGRLWCLECGGDVGDMAAHYPTHVRCLFCAFGSCCSRAYAAHMIHHHVPRTRTKGKLVPPHRRPPPCPFFLLCCRCDFASVSGDEMAKHLLTNPEHDSATCRSREHMEPDIQLRWAQETPCEPEGEEPRGERDWRRVDSWSAPEDDGPDAPPVIAGFSQSCGPQKPVLKNGDALDFFNLLFPTTLVELIAAETNAHARNRRHLGSGCRDWFPVTPQEIKAFLGLCILMGVENFPEQSQYWSWNERDIGSTFQRAMSPQRFTQVASNICMGSFGADEFCGRNGEKPLRVFRRMLELLSGAMWAAYRPNCCLSVDRALLPAPEGDPGTGGGSQGQPQVWLLCDSKSGYCHRFFIQTGQKAGRDVVRELVRGLEEKHHQIYLASSLASVPLLQTLLERGIYASSSFPPPSVILPAGLWQDGRLDKPGDFLQRRLGPLLATRWRDTKEMGCLSTNAPAGRADTVWRRSQNKAGGLEPMERPMAFRLLQENMRGVDICKQLLACNPLGGILQDRHWRALFWFLVNLSVVNAFIVLRESRKDNPPAWVRDGLFAQVNFRRRLGVQLVECAHKPTADHNANGDGGGGPGKTKAERGIRHRAGEIGGPPSGRCRRCCGNRDGTWGCVTCGVGLCKEPRCFWEFHGQSPLNRGPTQVGFIHKVHRGDGGKVEPKKVQDHLAPLEDLDFSEDEDADTPEEIGGIKEEAPSPPPSPNVSSQSAAPKERVDFLSAHQLRVTLLALCAGLRQASMVFSTEPRLIRLWLKEARKHLKQTRREEAGARVAADGEAHLVAWVLSQREQQLSVSESVFFHKAAALNKNGALGDAFRISYDWAVLFMLRYRLGPAPADGRRAPVRHLPPALQANVQSFKEFVHRVVRRHHLSHGSLAAVDELCYFVDPRSFQDRRTRAQALQFTGSVPLVAVCLSALADGTMLPALVLTNRQPADEAALPDFVVLEVTSQNPSANEAFKRWTQRIWLPYLSGPLPHGKSMLLLDQHQDHAADVSLGSLSGSGTLPAVIPEGCSFLLQPLDLCVKPALERFVRARWNAFSADCQKEPDEAAAPPPGRLQDTAAQMLIRWTVQALAHLKDWRQAWRSSFQMTGVLLRTDPGQEGPQLEDERQNLLEELEKILMPPEDRLDLPEVEDDEDFEDNSEEDSEDDQTSAEKGQENKMVEEEEAVADTKMKRQEEREENEEMDIEEKEQEPGEDTKMKRQEEREEKDEMDVEEEEEEELEPGEGTKMEQGECLLTMEEDSEEEKKENEDQNEAAKERRETRIMIGEEVGDEWKITMKAKTETRTEAAQTDQDEHQQTDRS; from the exons ATGTGCGCCTTCTGCTTCCGGCAGTTCTCCAGCGCCGCTCACCTGCACGACCACCGCGAGCAGGTTCacggccccgccccctcctcct GTACGTGTCGCATCTGCGAGTGGGCCTTTGAGGACGAGCCCGCCTTCCTCAACCACATGAAGGCCAATCACAAGCCAGGAGAGATGCCCTACGTCTGCCAG GTGTGCTTGTACCGCTCGTCCTTCTACTCGGACGTCTTGCAGCATTTTGCCGGCTTCCATCGAGATTCTCGCTACCTGCTGTGCGTCTTCTGCCTCAAAGTCAGCAGGAACGTGGCCTGCTACCAGAAGCACGTCCTGCGACACCag GTGAGCCAGGCTTTCCACTGCAGCCGCTGTCGCCTGCAGTTCGCCTTCCTGGCGGACAAAAAGCGTCACAAGCTGGAGCGCCACCGCAGCGTCCGCAGGCACGCCAAGCTGGAGGGGCTGCCGCTGGGTTCGAAG gTGACCATCCGCATGTACGGCAAGAAGAGAGTCCCCATGGCGTCGGTGGGGGGCGGGGCCCGGCTCCTGCAGGACCCCTCCTGCCTCATCCAGCCCATCAAGATCAAGACGGAGCGGCAGAAGGATTGCGACCCCGGGGACCCCCCGCCGGACAAACCCCCACCATCTGACACACCGTCCAGCCCGGCTGGCGGCAG GTTGTGGTGTTTGGAGTGCGGCGGCGACGTGGGCGACATGGCGGCCCACTACCCCACGCACGTGCGCTGCCTCTTCTGCGCTTTCGGCAGCTGCTGCTCTCGCGCCTACGCCGCCCACATGATCCA CCACCATGTGCCGCGCACGCGCACCAAAGGCAAACTGGTCCCTCCACATCGGCGCCCGCCCCCTTG TCCATTCTTCTTGCTGTGTTGCCGCTGTGACTTTGCGTCGGTGTCCGGGGACGAGATGGCCAAACACCTGCTGACCAACCCGGAGCACGACAGCGCCACCTGTCGCTCCAGAG AGCACATGGAGCCGGACATTCAGCTGCGCTGGGCCCAGGAGACGCCATGTGAGCCGGAGGGCGAGGAGCCGCGGGGCGAGCGGGACTGGAGGCGCGTGGACAGTTGGTCGGCGCCCGAGGACGACGGGCCGGACGCGCCGCCGGTCATCGCCGGCTTCTCGCAGTCTTGCGGGCCTCAAAAGCCAGTGCTGAAGAACGGCGACGCGCTGGATTTCTTCAACCTGCTCTTCCCCACCACCCTGGTGGAGTTGATCGCCGCTGAGACCAACGCCCACGCCCGGAACCGCCGCCACCTGGGCTCGGGCTGCCGGGACTGGTTCCCGGTCACGCCCCAAGAAATCAAAGCCTTCCTGGGCCTGTGCATCCTGATGGGCGTGGAGAACTTTCCGGAGCAGTCGCAGTACTGGTCGTGGAACGAGCGCGACATCGGATCCACCTTCCAGCGCGCCATGAGCCCGCAGCGCTTCACGCAAGTGGCGTCCAACATCTGCATGGGCAGCTTCGGTGCCGACGAGTTTTGCGGCCGCAACGGCGAGAAGCCTCTGCGCGTCTTCCGCCGCATGCTAGAGCTCCTGAGCGGCGCCATGTGGGCCGCCTACCGGCCCAACTGCTGCCTGAGCGTGGACCGGGCGCTACTTCCCGCTCCAGAGGGGGACCCGGGCACCGGCGGTGGCTCCCAGGGCCAGCCTCAGGTGTGGCTGCTGTGCGACTCCAAGTCGGGCTACTGCCACCGCTTCTTCATCCAGACGGGCCAGAAGGCAGGCCGGGACGTGGTTCGGGAGCTGGTCCGGGGTCTGGAGGAGAAGCACCACCAGATCTACTTGGCCAGCTCGCTGGCGTCGGTGCCGCTGCTGCAGACGCTTCTGGAGCGGGGCATCTACGCCTCCAGCTCCTTCCCGCCTCCCAGCGTCATCCTGCCGGCGGGCCTGTGGCAGGACGGCCGGCTGGACAAGCCCGGCGACTTCCTGCAGCGGCGCTTGGGTCCCCTGCTGGCCACGCGCTGGCGGGACACCAAGGAAATGGGCTGCCTGAGCACCAATGCTCCCGCCGGCCGAGCCGACACGGTGTGGCGGCGCTCGCAGAACAAAGCGGGCGGCCTGGAGCCCATGGAGCGGCCCATGGCCTTCCGACTCCTGCAGGAGAACATGCGCGGGGTGGACATCTGTAAGCAGCTGCTGGCCTGCAACCCCCTGGGCGGGATCTTGCAGGACCGCCACTGGCGTGCGCTCTTCTGGTTCCTGGTTAACCTGAGCGTGGTCAACGCCTTCATCGTCCTGCGCGAGAGCCGCAAGGACAACCCGCCCGCCTGGGTGAGAGACGGCCTCTTTGCGCAGGTCAACTTCCGCCGCCGTCTGGGCGTCCAGCTGGTCGAGTGCGCCCACAAGCCCACGGCCGACCACAATGCCAACGGCGACGGTGGAGGAGGCCCGGGGAAGACCAAGGCGGAGCGGGGCATCCGACACCGTGCGGGCGAGATCGGCGGCCCGCCCTCCGGCAGGTGCCGGCGCTGCTGCGGGAACAGGGACGGCACCTGGGGCTGCGTGACGTGCGGGGTCGGACTGTGCAAAGAGCCGCGGTGCTTCTGGGAGTTCCATGGCCAGTCGCCTCTCAACAGAG GACCCACACAAGTCGGATTCATTCACAAAGTCCACAG GGGAGACGGGGGAAAGGTGGAGCCTAAAAAAGTCCAAGACCACCTGGCCCCACTGGAGGACTTGGACTTCTCTGAAGACGAAGACGCTGACACGCCGGAGGAAATCGGAGGGATTAAAGAGGAGGCGCCATCCCCGCCCCCCTCGCCCAATGTCAGCAGCCAATCGGCCGCCCCCAAAGAGCGAGTGGACTTCCTGTCCGCCCACCAGCTGAGGGTGACTCTGCTGGCGTTGTGCGCCGGCCTGCGCCAGGCCTCCATGGTCTTCTCCACCGAGCCGCGGCTCATCCGCTTGTGGCTGAAGGAGGCCAGGAAGCACCTGAAGCAAACGAGGCGGGAAGAAGCGGGGGCGCGGGTGGCGGCGGACGGCGAGGCCCACCTGGTGGCCTGGGTACTGAGCCAGCGCGAGCAGCAGCTTTCCGTCAGCGAGAGCGTCTTCTTCCACAAGGCGGCAGCGCTCAACAAGAACGGCGCCTTGGGCGACGCCTTCCGCATTTCCTATGACTGGGCCGTGCTCTTCATGCTCCGCTACAGGCTGGGACCCGCCCCCGCCGACGGCAGGCGAGCGCCCGTGCGCCACCTGCCACCGGCCCTGCAGGCTAACGTGCAGTCCTTCAAGGAGTTTGTCCACCGAGTGGTCCGGCGACACCATCTGTCCCACGGTTCGCTGGCCGCCGTGGACGAGTTGTGCTATTTTGTGGATCCCAGGAGCTTCCAGGACCGGCGGACCCGCGCCCAGGCTTTGCAGTTCACAGGCTCGGTGCCGCTGGTTGCCGTGTGTCTGTCAGCGCTGGCCGACGGAACCATGCTACCCGCCTTGGTGCTGACCAACAGGCAGCCGGCCGACGAGGCGGCGCTGCCGGACTTTGTGGTGCTGGAAGTCACTTCACAGAACCCTTCGGCCAACGAGGCCTTCAAGCGCTGGACTCAAAGGATTTGGCTTCCGTATCTTTCCGGGCCACTTCCCCACGGGAAGTCCATGTTGCTTTTGGACCAGCACCAAGACCACGCGGCAGACGTGTCTCTCGGCAGCCTGAGCGGCTCGGGCACGTTGCCGGCCGTCATCCCCGAAGGATGTTCCTTCCTCCTGCAGCCTCTGGACCTCTGCGTCAAACCGGCTCTGGAGCGCTTCGTCCGGGCTCGCTGGAACGCCTTCAGCGCCGACTGCCAGAAGGAGCCCGACGAGGCGGCGGCGCCGCCACCGGGAAGACTGCAAGATACCGCCGCTCAAATGCTGATCCGCTGGACGGTCCAAGCCTTGGCGCACCTGAAAGACTGGCGCCAGGCGTGGAGGAGCTCCTTCCAGATGACAGGGGTCCTCCTGAGGACGGACCCCGGCCAGGAAGGTCCCCAGCTGGAGGACGAGCGGCAGAACCTCCTGGAGGAACTTGAAAAGATACTGATGCCTCCTGAAGACCGTTTGGACCTCCCGGAAGTGGAGGATGATGAGGACTTTGAAGACAACTCTGAAGAGGACTCTGAGGACGACCAGACATCTGCAGAGAAAGGCCAAGAGAACAAAATGGTGGAGGAAGAAGAAGCAGTCGCGGACACCAAAATGAAACGGCAAGAGGAAAGGGAAGAGAACGAAGAGATGGACATTGAGGAGAAGGAACAAGAACCAGGAGAGGACACTAAAATGAAACGGCAAGAGGAAAGGGAAGAGAAGGATGAGATGGACgttgaggaggaagaagaagaagaactagaaccAGGAGAGGGCACCAAAATGGAGCAAGGAGAGTGCCTCCTGACAATGGAGGAGGATagcgaagaagaaaagaaggagAACGAGGACCAGAATGAGGCCGCCAAGGAGCGCAGAGAGACCAGGATCATGATCGGAGAGGAAGTCGGTGACGAGTGGAAGATAACCATGAAGGCCAAGACGGAGACCCGGACCGAGGCGGCCCAGACCGACCAAGACGAGCACCAACAAACGGACCGGAGCTGA